DNA sequence from the Streptomyces sp. HUAS 15-9 genome:
CCGGGCCGCACCGAGCCGCGTATCTGATGCGCCGCACGCTGGAGCGCGCGGAGGGCAACGGCCTCTCGCTGCCCAAGCTCCTCGAGACCGACTACGTCAACACCATCCCGACCGCCGCCGAGCCGACTGTCCCCGGTGACGAGGCGATGGAGGCCCGGATCACCGCGTGGAACCGCTGGAACGCGGCCGCCATGGTGACCCGCGGCAGCAAACACGGCGTCGGCGGCCACATCGCCACCTTCGCCTCCGCGGCCTGGCTCTACGAGATCGGCTTCAACCACTTCTTCAGGGGCAAGGAGCAGGACGGCTCCGGCGACCAGCTCTACATCCAGGGCCACGCCTCCCCCGGCATCTACGCCCGCGCCTTCCTCGACGGCCGGCTGGACGAGGCTCACCTCGACAACTTCCGCCGGGAGGCCGGCGGCAACGGCCTGCCCTCCTACCCGCACCCGCGCCGCCTGCCCTGGCTGTGGGAGTTCCCGACCGTCTCCATGGGTCTCGGTCCGCTCTCCGCCATCTACCAGGCACGCTTCAACCGCTACCTCACCAGCCGCGGCATCAAGGACGTCTCCGAGTCCCACGTCTGGGCCTTCCTCGGCGACGGCGAGATGGACGAGCCGGAGTCGACGACGGCGCTCACCCTGGCCGCGCGTGAGGAGCTGGACAACCTCACCTTCGTCATCAACTGCAACCTGCAGCGCCTCGACGGCCCGGTCCGCGCCAACTTCAAGATCGTGCAGGAGCTGGAGGCCCAGTTCCGCGGCGCCGGCTGGAACGTCATCAAGTCGCTGTGGGGTTCGGCCTGGGACGAGCTGTTCGCGCTCGACACGACGGGAGCGCTCGTACGCCGCCTGCGCGAGGTCCCGGACGCACAGGTGCAGACGTACCAGACCCGCGACGCCGCCTACATCCGCGAGGACTTCTTCGGCAAGGACCAGGCGCTCGTCGAGATGGCGAAGCTGCTGAGCGACGACAAGATCCTGGAGTGCTTCCACCTCTCCCGCGGTGGCCACGAGGCACGCAAGGTGTACGCCGCGTACAAGGCCGCGCTGGAGCACAAGGGCGCGCCGACCGTCATCCTGGCCCAGACCGTCAAGGGCTTCGCCCTCGGCCGGGGCTTCGCGTCGAAGAACGCCAACCACCAGATGAAGAAGCTGACGGTGGACGAGTTCAAGACGATGCGCGACACACTCGAACTCCCCATCCCCGACAGCCTGTTCGTCGACGGCCAGGTCCCCTACGGCCACCCCGGCGCCGACTCCCCCGAGGTCCGCTACCTTCAGGAGCGCCGCGCGGCCCTCGGCGGTCCGGCCCCGGCCCGCCGCGTCCACCCGCTGGCCCCGCTGCCGGCTCCGGCGGACAAGGCGTTCGCGGCCTTCGACAAGGGCTCCGGTACGCAGAACGTGGCCACGACCATGGCCTTCGTCCGCCTCATCAAGGACCTGGTCCGCGACAAGGAGACGGGCAGGCGCTGGGTGCCGATCGTCCCGGACGAGGCGCGCACCTTCGGCATGGAGAGCCTCTTCCCCTCCCTCGGCATCTACTCGCCCAAGGGCCAGACGTACGAGCCGGTCGACCGCGACCAGCTGATGTACTACAAGGAGGCCAAGAACGGCCAGATCCTCAACGAGGGGATCACCGAGGCCGGTTCGATGGCGGACTTCATCGCCGCGTCCACGTCGTACGCGACGCACGGCGAGTCCGTGATCCCCTTCTACATCTATTACTCGATGTTCGGCTGGCAGCGCACCGCCGACCAGATGTGGCAGCTCGGCGACCAGATGGGCCGCGGCTTCCTCGTCGGCGCCACGGCCGGCCGTACGACGCTGACGGGCGAGGGCCTGCAGCACGCCGACGGCCACTCGCCGGTGATCGCGGCGACGAACCCGGCGGCGCTGACGTACGACCCGGCGTTCGCGTACGAGATCGCGGTCATCGTGAAGGACGGTGTGCGCCGTATGTACGGCGAGACGGCGCCGGGTGAGGACCCGAACGTCTTCTACTACCTCACCGTCTACAACGAGCCGCTGCCGCAGCCCGCGAAGCCGTCCGCCGCCGGCATCGACGAGGGCGTCCTCAAGGGCCTGTACCGCTTCAACACGGCGGAGTCGGCCGGCCTGTCCCCCGTGTCCCCCGAGCTCTCGGCTTCGCTCGAGCAGGGAGGTGCCCCCATCGCCCCCCGCATCCAGCTGCTGGGCTCCGGTACGGCGATCCACTGGGCGCTGGACGCGCAGAAGCTGCTCGCCGAGGAGTGGGGTGTCGCGGCCGACGTGTGGTCCGCGACCTCCTGGACCGAGCTGCGCCGCGACGCGCTGGAGGCGGACGCCGCCCTGCTGCGCGGCGAGG
Encoded proteins:
- the aceE gene encoding pyruvate dehydrogenase (acetyl-transferring), homodimeric type: MTDPFATQPSELDQLPDRDPEETAEWQASLDAVAREAGPHRAAYLMRRTLERAEGNGLSLPKLLETDYVNTIPTAAEPTVPGDEAMEARITAWNRWNAAAMVTRGSKHGVGGHIATFASAAWLYEIGFNHFFRGKEQDGSGDQLYIQGHASPGIYARAFLDGRLDEAHLDNFRREAGGNGLPSYPHPRRLPWLWEFPTVSMGLGPLSAIYQARFNRYLTSRGIKDVSESHVWAFLGDGEMDEPESTTALTLAAREELDNLTFVINCNLQRLDGPVRANFKIVQELEAQFRGAGWNVIKSLWGSAWDELFALDTTGALVRRLREVPDAQVQTYQTRDAAYIREDFFGKDQALVEMAKLLSDDKILECFHLSRGGHEARKVYAAYKAALEHKGAPTVILAQTVKGFALGRGFASKNANHQMKKLTVDEFKTMRDTLELPIPDSLFVDGQVPYGHPGADSPEVRYLQERRAALGGPAPARRVHPLAPLPAPADKAFAAFDKGSGTQNVATTMAFVRLIKDLVRDKETGRRWVPIVPDEARTFGMESLFPSLGIYSPKGQTYEPVDRDQLMYYKEAKNGQILNEGITEAGSMADFIAASTSYATHGESVIPFYIYYSMFGWQRTADQMWQLGDQMGRGFLVGATAGRTTLTGEGLQHADGHSPVIAATNPAALTYDPAFAYEIAVIVKDGVRRMYGETAPGEDPNVFYYLTVYNEPLPQPAKPSAAGIDEGVLKGLYRFNTAESAGLSPVSPELSASLEQGGAPIAPRIQLLGSGTAIHWALDAQKLLAEEWGVAADVWSATSWTELRRDALEADAALLRGEERVPYVRQALHGAEGPVLAVSDFMRQVPDQIAQWVEQDWSSLGADGFGLSDTREDARRHFGVDAQSIVVAALAQLAKRGEVKSTAVKEAREKYGL